In Ctenopharyngodon idella isolate HZGC_01 chromosome 1, HZGC01, whole genome shotgun sequence, a single genomic region encodes these proteins:
- the si:ch211-286b5.2 gene encoding uncharacterized protein si:ch211-286b5.2 isoform X2, producing the protein MTKRKSKTTEFRPPKRAQPRAKRQRSTEETILQSADETQIQTPQSENNNSHNASCSDKLDEHQPGQSTLQKGQKTEFPVDPSCSLEEKTCNGDSDEDGNDTNPPEVSHEIEQTAEIAVQTPEPNNSDKYALSRHLNVEATNEDPPDVDLEDEESEIASNSNHESQKVPDDSELPSDECQDSIDTEPKMAERLGSSDIIAETSVDETVIQMTEDAGSADPIVKRKIRKRMGMCRLGERKRMLKGQPTRGNVFGGGQENEAGQGINEESVMMSDDLKKDGSVSLEDEGTTESEVSASPFPTPCPLEGIPVQEELPDVQYGNDVQVQILVEGMSSDQEITHETDNTILSHADDTLVETETECVEQSSNESNIREDKPEMCDDFTTEMGTEVTVDLAEVCKESADVLAQDAVVIEGPLEVLKETAEASASTSEVANHFEELLVVGGNEMEFEECCPSERDMNTYISNHTNEHCAESMDIAANETISALPVINQIEDKCESLDCTLVAAAVTPEKNTVNCEDSCIWSLSLPAAPPCGEDYEVQSVTEHDGLLSDAHEPHPSPVAEPDPSSPLSIDSVTDSQLNNIPLSLEDLPISEAACDLEDATEMVCGLIRDLASLNQIVRDAHRKIGVLQQGRKPPRPQFRCMYGPPH; encoded by the exons atgaccAAAAGAAAATCAAAGACTACAG AGTTCAGACCCCCTAAGAGAGCGCAGCCCAGAGCAAAACGACAGAGAAGCACTGAAGAAACAATCCTGCAGTCTGCAGATGAAACTCAG ATTCAGACACCACAATCAGAAAACAACAACTCCCACAATGCATCATGCTCAGACAAGCTGGATGAGCATCAGCCTGGACAGAGCACATTACAAAAAGGTCAGAAAACAGAGTTCCCTGTTGATCCTTCTTGTTCACTGGAAGAAAAAACATGCAATGGTGACAGTGATGAGGATGGAAATGACACTAACCCACCTGAGGTTTCTCATGAGATTGAACAAACTGCAGAGATCGCAGTACAAACCCCAGAACCTAACAATAGTGACAAGTACGCTCTCTCTAGACATTTAAATGTGGAAGCTACCAATGAAGATCCGCCTGACGTAGACCTGGAAGATGAAGAAAGTGAAATCGCAAGCAATTCAAACCATGAATCCCAGAAGGTCCCGGATGACTCTGAATTACCATCAGATGAGTGTCAGGACAGTATAGACACTGAACCCAAGATGGCTGAACGATTAGGGTCTTCAGACATCATAGCTGAGACCTCAGTTGATGAGACAGTAATTCAGATGACTGAAGATGCAGGTTCTGCAGATCCTATAGTAAAGAGGAAAATCAGAAAGAGGATGGGAATGTGTCGGCTTGGAGAAAGGAAGAGGATGCTCAAGGGACAGCCGACTAGAGGGAATGTATTTGGAGGAGGACAGGAGAACGAGGCAGGTCAAGGTATTAATGAGGAGTCGGTCATGATGAGTGACGATTTAAAGAAGGATGGCTCCGTCTCTCTCGAAGATGAGGGAACTACTGAGTCAGAGGTTTCAGCATCCCCCTTCCCAACCCCTTGCCCATTGGAGGGTATACCTGTACAGGAGGAACTGCCTGATGTGCAGTATGGGAATGATGTTCAAGTTCAGATATTGGTGGAAGGCATGTCAAGCGATCAAGAAATTACTCATGAAACTGACAACACAATCCTTTCCCATGCTGATGATACTCTTGTGGAAACTGAAACTGAATGTGTGGAGCAAAGCTCTAATGAAAGCAACATTAGAGAAGATAAGCCAGAAATGTGCGATGATTTCACAACTGAGATGGGTACCGAAGTGACTGTAGATCTAGCTGAAGTTTGCAAGGAATCAGCCGATGTTTTGGCTCAAGATGCAGTTGTGATAGAAGGTCCACTTGAAGTTCTCAAAGAGACCGCCGAAGCCTCAGCGTCCACTTCTGAGGTTGCTAATCATTTTGAAGAACTACTTGTTGTGGGAGGCaatgagatggagtttgagGAGTGCTGTCCATCTGAACGTGACATGAACACTTATATCAGCAACCACACCAATGAACACTGTGCGGAGTCCATGGATATTGCAGCCAATGAGACCATCAGTGCACTTCCTGTAATCAACCAGATAGAAGATAAGTGTGAGTCTTTGGACTGTACTTTGGTTGCTGCAGCTGTAACACCTGAGAAGAACACAGTGAACTGTGAGGACAGCTGCATCTGGAGTTTGTCCTTGCCTGCAGCCCCACCTTGTGGTGAAGATTATGAAGTGCAA TCAGTTACAGAGCATGATGGTTTACTGAGTGACGCTCATGAGCCTCATCCGAGTCCTGTCGCTGAACCTGATCCCtccagccctttatccatcgactCTGTGACAGATTCCCAGCTCAACAACATCCCTCTGAG TTTGGAGGACCTCCCAATCTCAGAAGCCGCTTGTGATCTGGAAGATGCCACAGAGATGGTGTGCGGCCTAATCAGAGATCTCGCCTCTCTGAA TCAGATAGTGAGGGATGCGCACAGGAAGATTGGAGTTCTGCAACAAGGCAGAAAACCTCCAAGACCACAGTTTCGCTGCATGTATGGCCCTCCACACTAG
- the si:ch211-286b5.2 gene encoding uncharacterized protein si:ch211-286b5.2 isoform X1, translating to MTKRKSKTTAEFRPPKRAQPRAKRQRSTEETILQSADETQIQTPQSENNNSHNASCSDKLDEHQPGQSTLQKGQKTEFPVDPSCSLEEKTCNGDSDEDGNDTNPPEVSHEIEQTAEIAVQTPEPNNSDKYALSRHLNVEATNEDPPDVDLEDEESEIASNSNHESQKVPDDSELPSDECQDSIDTEPKMAERLGSSDIIAETSVDETVIQMTEDAGSADPIVKRKIRKRMGMCRLGERKRMLKGQPTRGNVFGGGQENEAGQGINEESVMMSDDLKKDGSVSLEDEGTTESEVSASPFPTPCPLEGIPVQEELPDVQYGNDVQVQILVEGMSSDQEITHETDNTILSHADDTLVETETECVEQSSNESNIREDKPEMCDDFTTEMGTEVTVDLAEVCKESADVLAQDAVVIEGPLEVLKETAEASASTSEVANHFEELLVVGGNEMEFEECCPSERDMNTYISNHTNEHCAESMDIAANETISALPVINQIEDKCESLDCTLVAAAVTPEKNTVNCEDSCIWSLSLPAAPPCGEDYEVQSVTEHDGLLSDAHEPHPSPVAEPDPSSPLSIDSVTDSQLNNIPLSLEDLPISEAACDLEDATEMVCGLIRDLASLNQIVRDAHRKIGVLQQGRKPPRPQFRCMYGPPH from the exons atgaccAAAAGAAAATCAAAGACTACAG CAGAGTTCAGACCCCCTAAGAGAGCGCAGCCCAGAGCAAAACGACAGAGAAGCACTGAAGAAACAATCCTGCAGTCTGCAGATGAAACTCAG ATTCAGACACCACAATCAGAAAACAACAACTCCCACAATGCATCATGCTCAGACAAGCTGGATGAGCATCAGCCTGGACAGAGCACATTACAAAAAGGTCAGAAAACAGAGTTCCCTGTTGATCCTTCTTGTTCACTGGAAGAAAAAACATGCAATGGTGACAGTGATGAGGATGGAAATGACACTAACCCACCTGAGGTTTCTCATGAGATTGAACAAACTGCAGAGATCGCAGTACAAACCCCAGAACCTAACAATAGTGACAAGTACGCTCTCTCTAGACATTTAAATGTGGAAGCTACCAATGAAGATCCGCCTGACGTAGACCTGGAAGATGAAGAAAGTGAAATCGCAAGCAATTCAAACCATGAATCCCAGAAGGTCCCGGATGACTCTGAATTACCATCAGATGAGTGTCAGGACAGTATAGACACTGAACCCAAGATGGCTGAACGATTAGGGTCTTCAGACATCATAGCTGAGACCTCAGTTGATGAGACAGTAATTCAGATGACTGAAGATGCAGGTTCTGCAGATCCTATAGTAAAGAGGAAAATCAGAAAGAGGATGGGAATGTGTCGGCTTGGAGAAAGGAAGAGGATGCTCAAGGGACAGCCGACTAGAGGGAATGTATTTGGAGGAGGACAGGAGAACGAGGCAGGTCAAGGTATTAATGAGGAGTCGGTCATGATGAGTGACGATTTAAAGAAGGATGGCTCCGTCTCTCTCGAAGATGAGGGAACTACTGAGTCAGAGGTTTCAGCATCCCCCTTCCCAACCCCTTGCCCATTGGAGGGTATACCTGTACAGGAGGAACTGCCTGATGTGCAGTATGGGAATGATGTTCAAGTTCAGATATTGGTGGAAGGCATGTCAAGCGATCAAGAAATTACTCATGAAACTGACAACACAATCCTTTCCCATGCTGATGATACTCTTGTGGAAACTGAAACTGAATGTGTGGAGCAAAGCTCTAATGAAAGCAACATTAGAGAAGATAAGCCAGAAATGTGCGATGATTTCACAACTGAGATGGGTACCGAAGTGACTGTAGATCTAGCTGAAGTTTGCAAGGAATCAGCCGATGTTTTGGCTCAAGATGCAGTTGTGATAGAAGGTCCACTTGAAGTTCTCAAAGAGACCGCCGAAGCCTCAGCGTCCACTTCTGAGGTTGCTAATCATTTTGAAGAACTACTTGTTGTGGGAGGCaatgagatggagtttgagGAGTGCTGTCCATCTGAACGTGACATGAACACTTATATCAGCAACCACACCAATGAACACTGTGCGGAGTCCATGGATATTGCAGCCAATGAGACCATCAGTGCACTTCCTGTAATCAACCAGATAGAAGATAAGTGTGAGTCTTTGGACTGTACTTTGGTTGCTGCAGCTGTAACACCTGAGAAGAACACAGTGAACTGTGAGGACAGCTGCATCTGGAGTTTGTCCTTGCCTGCAGCCCCACCTTGTGGTGAAGATTATGAAGTGCAA TCAGTTACAGAGCATGATGGTTTACTGAGTGACGCTCATGAGCCTCATCCGAGTCCTGTCGCTGAACCTGATCCCtccagccctttatccatcgactCTGTGACAGATTCCCAGCTCAACAACATCCCTCTGAG TTTGGAGGACCTCCCAATCTCAGAAGCCGCTTGTGATCTGGAAGATGCCACAGAGATGGTGTGCGGCCTAATCAGAGATCTCGCCTCTCTGAA TCAGATAGTGAGGGATGCGCACAGGAAGATTGGAGTTCTGCAACAAGGCAGAAAACCTCCAAGACCACAGTTTCGCTGCATGTATGGCCCTCCACACTAG